Within Haematobia irritans isolate KBUSLIRL chromosome 2, ASM5000362v1, whole genome shotgun sequence, the genomic segment TTGCAACGGCAGAACATCAGCAACAGACCCACGAATAAGGCAAAAACGATACACGAAACAATTATGGCAATTAAGGTTGGTGTTGCCAAAGCGGAAGCCTCTGCAATGTAGGATCGGCCAACTGCAAAGAGAATACCGCCACGAACGGGGAAagcattaaattttaattaataaaagtttgacgacAAGGCAAAGGACAGGTCGGATACTCACTCTCGGCATCGGTGTAGTCACCACAGTGTTCGTGATTGGAACGCAGGCATAGCTTCACACGAACTATGGGACTGTGATCATCCTCCAAGGCCAGTGTGTTCATGTTCATCTCCTCTTCGTCGTCATCATTGATAATGGAATGACCCAGAGACCGACCCGCTGTATTGCGACGAGGTGCCACCAAACGATCCAAAACAGTTTCCTTAAATGTCGGACCATTGCCGGACAACTGAAGATTAACTTGGTCGATTACTTCCCATGCTGCCGCTGGGGTATCGCTGTTCATCATAGATTCAACCACGGCAATGAGAGACAAGCATGTGGCTCCCACATTGATGCCCAGTGTTCTTGAGTTGGGATCATATGTCACATGTAGAGGAGGAGGGATTTTGCTTACTTTAGTGGTGGTAAGGATCTCATTGGAATATTGGGAGTTACCCTTGGTATTCAAGGCATTTACTTTGAAGGCATAGCTCTGGTGCTGATCGAGGGGTGTGACCTTACAGGGATTATCACGATGACAATCGAACTCCATCCACTCGGTATTGCTGGTAGCCAATGTGGCACAGTCTGGAATTAATTGCTCCTCGCGGGGCATGGGTACACGACGATAGCTCACAAAGAATTTCGTATTGCTAATGCCACCATCAAAACCGGGATCCCAGGACAGAGTTACATAGTTGGAGCCTACATCTGTGGCCCGTGTATTGGTGGGTTTCTCAGGGGCACCCTTCTGTTGCAAACGAATGGGAGCCCGTATGGTGTTCAAGGAGTTCACCACACGACAGGTGTATTCACCATAATCGGCATGAGTGAGGGTATTAATGCGTAGGACGGACGTGTAAATGTCGTTGTTATCAGTGGTGGTACTTATTTCGTAATGGCCATCGGAGGACATACTCAACGGTGCGGGATTATTTCCAAATTGCCATTGGAATTCAGGTTTGGGGTAGGCTTGTACTTTGCACACCACCTCGGCAGTTTCGCGGATGTCATAGGCCACCTTATTGTATTGATGCAATACAATCGGCTCATGTTCGATTCTCAGTTGCATGCTGGAATTGTTCGAATTGACTTCGTTTTCGTATAGACATGTATAAAGACCCCGATCTCCAGGTACTAATTGGTTGCCATTAGGTCTGGCCTTACCTCGGAATTTCAACATACTCTGAACGGTGACCACGCCATTGGGACCCTGGTCAGGATTGGTTTTCACCTCGTATAAATTCAGCTCAGGCAAGATTTCCACGCCATCCTTAAGCCAACGCACAGTGGGGGCAGGTTTACCCTTGGCACTGCAGGTTACAGCATAGTCGGTATCAGCTACTCGACGGGTCATATGTTGTTGCAACTTCGCTATGAACTGTGGTGGTTGATGAATTTCCAGCACAATAGTCGCCATTTTTCCGATACCCAATTCGTTAACAGCATGACAATGATATTTTCCCTCATTGCCCAAGTGGGCTTTGGGTATGGAGTACTGAGAACCTTGAGCCAAAATCTTTTGCGTGGCCGAGAATTCACCTTCCATATCACGGAACCAACGAAACTGAGGAACAGGCCAGCCCGGAGGATTGGCTGAACAAGTCAATGTGACTTTATTTCCCGAATGCACTATGGGCTTGTTGGGTGTTATATAGGCCTGACCGGGACGATGGCGCACCAATAGAGCCACTGTGGAATTACCAACACGTTCACTGCGCTCTTGACCATACGAATGGATTATGTTGACGGCTCTGCATATGTAATTGCCAGCATTTTCGGCTCTTACCGAGGACAGAGTCAATACATCACCCGAATAGCGAAATTCTGGAGCACCCTCCTTCAGCCATTCCACAGATATGGGAGCTGGATTGGAGGTGACATTGCAACGAACACTAACCGTCTCACCCTCCTCAGCCTCACGAGTCTTTGTCTCAATCACCACGGTGGGTGGATACAGAATATCCAGAATCAATTCCTGCTCACCAGTTTTTCCCAAATTATTGTCCGCCGAGCAAGTGTACTTGCCAGCATCTTGAATGCCAACACGGGGAATGGTGTGCACAAGACTCGAGCTAATGAATCGGCCATTGCGTGTCCAGCGTACATTAGGTACTTTGGGTTTAGCATCGACATTACACTCCAATTTGGCAGTACGCTCACGTTCGACACGCAGCGGATTCTCCGGACCAACTTCAACGCGTGGATAATCTGCAAGTAAAGAGAAAAGAAGGTACCAGGGGTAAATATCAAcaaggtcaacatttaaattccAACTAAGCCTAGAAAGTCTCCCAATAGATGGGGGACGCAAACATAAATTAATAAGCATGGAAACTGCCTGGTCGTTTGGCATGTGTCAAAAATCGTTAAGAAACTTGCCAAACCACCAAGGCAAAAGACAGATAACTCGGTAATGATGAGGTctaaggactttaattgaatCCCGAGGAGGAAGCAAGAGGCCAGAATAATGATTTAGTTGCTAGTGATTCGGAAGAAACGAATTATTAATAATCGCTAGGATTTCTTTTGTCTGTCTCTCTGTCCCTGGCCACTACAATTTCTCCTTAGAAataattcgcaaaaaatattccTTTTATGTGATTCGACATTTTCCTTGGAACTTATTACAAATTCAAGCACGCACATTCTCTACTTGGATAGCTGAATTCTATCCATGTGTAATCATAGGTTAATTAGCAACAATATTTCGTGGCAAAGACCATCAAATCTCTGAAAATCACTTCTTTAGCACAAAGAAGACAATCAACTGTTTGAGAGAAAAAAGAACCAACAAATTTTGTGCAGCATCAATGATGGAAGAGGATTTAATGACAAGCAAACagaaataaatcataaattcatcacaagtttcatttttgtttaacaGGAGGACTCACACCCATTAGATGGTAGTGACCTTGGTCATTCAGAATCAATGGAGCTCAGCACTACTTATGTGATTATCGTGCTTATGGAACCAAGGAAAACAAAAACCGCAACAAATGTCCACATTCATGTAAATTTGTACCATTATAGCATCCAGCATCCAACTCGGGGATGGGGCTAAGTCCTGTAATTAAAACACCTTTCACTGCATATAACCGATTGGAGTTTCTTTTGTCCTTTTGcttcaatttccatttttgtttaataagttTTGTGAACAAAAGCTACAACATGTGGTGAAGTGCAACGAAAAGAAGTGGCGAATAGAACTGGTGTTTATATTGCATTGGTTTTGGAGGGTCGAGCGGAGCAGAGCGCACATGGAATATGGCCACAATGGCAGCAATTAAATTGCACCAGGTGTAGCCATCCTCAAAACCACTCGCATTCCAATTATATGGAGTCGTATTTTATTGTGTCCTTTTCAGGACTCTGTTTGCTTTGTATGAGCACCATCATTTTAGAAAAGGAATACTTTGGGTTGCCCATATGGTTTTGTGCTGACAACTACTATTGTTGGTTACACCGTCCAAGGGAGCTGTGAAATCAGCAAATGAAGCACATTTTGTAATGGCTCTAATAAAGTCACCAACCAAAAGGACTTGTTTACTTAGGATTCTATTTGCGTATGGTCGCAGCTAGTGGCCAAGTTGCTCAAGTGCCTTCCCCTTACCTTCGAGTATGCCCCCAGAGAGGTGACCACCTAGTGTATATGGCAGAATTGAAAAGACTTTTGAATTGATGACATTTCGCAATAGAATTCTAAATGAATCACTAGTCGACAATTCCCATAGACTTTTAGTTGGATATAGGGAGGAGTGGAACACCAATTGGTAGTAAATAAATctgcaaatttcaaaagaaCCAAGGGTAAACAATCTAAgaattttaacattaggttaatGAAGACAAAATGTAATTGTGGGGACTGTAGAGTTTTGGTTTTTAGGTGGTCTGAAGAACgaagaatgaatgaatgacccatggaaaattttaataatcatTATTCGGTCACCTCATTATGCCATTTTCCAttgcaaatgaagatgcaaagaAAAGATGAGGTGATGGTCGTGCTAACAATTCAATTGCAGGGCAAACTCTGAAAAATTATCTGCAATCACATGGCAAATAATTACCGTGTTAATCAAACAGTTGCAATTTAAATTAAGCTAAGGATGAAGGAGCAAAAGCACATTGCCAAATAGAGAATAGGAATAATTGAATATCGCTGGTAGAAGTTACAAAACTTCGTAACATTAACGAAATCTACAATTATGAttgaaaaaattcgaaaaatttaaaagaaaaaaaaaaaattaccaacaattttaattttcattctctATCGTGGGCTCAATCTTAGTAAGTTTATTAAAAAACTGAGCAATGTTTTTGGGTGTATGGAATGTCATAGAGatcgattcaaaatttcagtcggTTCTCCTTCACACCATAAAGGAAATTACTAAAATCGGTCCAATGAGGttcttcattgatataacgaaaccttTTCATTCAAGTACGTATGTTTGTAGTATGAAATGTTCGCCTCTTAACCCTAGACAGCTTATCTACGTCTGAGAgacgtatgcgtttttttagtttttcgctccgcCTTGTGAAAATTAATACCAAAAACGTGGTTTGTTTGTTagacaataaataaaagtttagccAAAAACGTGTTTAAATGATAAGGTTTTGTATATAGAACcggtacaaaaatttaaaacaaaaatccacaaattttgtccttatgcacgctcacaaaaaatcgcttctgtaacatatactcccaaacatattttgcttcaagcatatacatttttgggtattgcccaaacatttatatgtttgatatcttccaat encodes:
- the ed gene encoding hemicentin protein echinoid, whose product is MASSWKYFLIGLVTLSLSRADESLDTREKSDLTLKCRFTEQYDAEDFTFYWARWTANPAQFENVAIGDVQLNSGYRLDFRPKSGIYDLQIKNASYNRDNGRFECRIKAKGTGADVHQEFYNLTVLTPPHPPVISPGNIAIATEDKTLELTCSSIGGSPDPMITWYREGNNAMLPAVILKGGSKDQPTNATLTIVPRREDDAAKYKCVVWNRAMNEGERLETAATLNVNYYPRVEVGPENPLRVERERTAKLECNVDAKPKVPNVRWTRNGRFISSSLVHTIPRVGIQDAGKYTCSADNNLGKTGEQELILDILYPPTVVIETKTREAEEGETVSVRCNVTSNPAPISVEWLKEGAPEFRYSGDVLTLSSVRAENAGNYICRAVNIIHSYGQERSERVGNSTVALLVRHRPGQAYITPNKPIVHSGNKVTLTCSANPPGWPVPQFRWFRDMEGEFSATQKILAQGSQYSIPKAHLGNEGKYHCHAVNELGIGKMATIVLEIHQPPQFIAKLQQHMTRRVADTDYAVTCSAKGKPAPTVRWLKDGVEILPELNLYEVKTNPDQGPNGVVTVQSMLKFRGKARPNGNQLVPGDRGLYTCLYENEVNSNNSSMQLRIEHEPIVLHQYNKVAYDIRETAEVVCKVQAYPKPEFQWQFGNNPAPLSMSSDGHYEISTTTDNNDIYTSVLRINTLTHADYGEYTCRVVNSLNTIRAPIRLQQKGAPEKPTNTRATDVGSNYVTLSWDPGFDGGISNTKFFVSYRRVPMPREEQLIPDCATLATSNTEWMEFDCHRDNPCKVTPLDQHQSYAFKVNALNTKGNSQYSNEILTTTKVSKIPPPLHVTYDPNSRTLGINVGATCLSLIAVVESMMNSDTPAAAWEVIDQVNLQLSGNGPTFKETVLDRLVAPRRNTAGRSLGHSIINDDDEEEMNMNTLALEDDHSPIVRVKLCLRSNHEHCGDYTDAEIGRSYIAEASALATPTLIAIIVSCIVFALFVGLLLMFCRCKRNQSKKSAAAKDYEMDSVRPSIVAAQQSQAPPPYYPASGLDNKALEHSMDLALSMEEQKSALYATQNGYSYHPGSGVVGGGIGIPGHTIPGNEWVNMGYIENNYSNSNNGGSVNSQDSLWQVKMSGAAGNQQNMMPVSHNNYVEQQPTYGYDPMTHGGYGGVDDYAPYPQLTATPSQHGDEYHNLRNSQNPSRQDYCSDPYASVQKPKKRVDQHLDSPYHDVSGLPNPYNMEHMEQDEVMSPQQHMSLSYDDSFEGEYSSTPNSRNRRVIREIIV